The Chrysemys picta bellii isolate R12L10 chromosome 16, ASM1138683v2, whole genome shotgun sequence DNA window CTGAGAGCCTCGTGACACTGGCACAGCTCTACCCACCGTGAGCTGCTGGGGCCAGCCTGCAACGGAAACATCCTGCAGAGACGCTGCCCTCCTCATTGCCTCCGCCCAGTGCTAGCAAAATCCACTGCCCgggagccagggggcagcccTCATCCCTTAGGAACACTGGCTCCCTATCCCAGTGCttgtgggggtggcggggggcatgTGACTTGAGCGGAGTTAACTCCACATCTtcaggggcccgggcagagaccaggggggtgaggtaatagcttttattggaccaactcctgttggtgagagagacaagctttcgagctgtagagagctcttctgcagggTACACCCATTGCTAACCTCCAGCCTTCACAGATGGTTATATTACCCTCTGCAGCCTGCAGAGACCTCCACCCATGTGCACTCACACCATCCCCATGCTTAGCTGACTGCGCTGCCTCCCCACGCCTGCCAGGATTGAAGTCAAAATCGCCCCCTTGTCTTTGCTGCTCAGCCCAGAGCAATGGGAGCAGCACAATGGCCATCCCCCGGGAAATTCcaacagttaaaaaacaaaacaaacatttggcCCAAATGgggatgaaaaattgaaatactGAAATTACCTCAGAACAAAAATTTCCAAAATACTTGGATCCTGAAATGGGTAAACGATGCAGCGCTCCTGAGCAAAACCTTTCGACATTCCAGAATTTCAACCTTTGCCTTTGGTTTGTGGAACTGACCCCAAGTGTCTCACTTGGAATCAGTTCCACATTAAATTGCATTTCCCTGTGGTGGCGCATTGCCCCATGGGAGTGATAATTCAAGTGCCTGATACCCCTATTCTGGGCAgtctatatctcccatgatgcaccatgctgCTTGGtcaggggaagcttgcactgcatcctgggaagtTGTAGCTGTGAACTTGAATGATTGTTAAGAGtaatagtatttattatttgtattgtgataacaCCTCTgagccccagtcacggaccagcACCCCACTGCGCTAGATACagtgcaaacagaacaaaaagacgccccatgccccaaaccccttACCACATGGGTCTGGTGCTTCGCTTCCATTCGGGAAAAAGGATTTGGTCCTCCCCTTAGACATCCCTGCATTATGTATGGCAAAACAGTTAGAGACTCACTAAGATAGAAATGATATTTTATTCCTTTCCCCCCCCTTAGCTTCTGGatcacaacacagaatacaacagTCCGTTATCACAGCAGCAAGGTTTgctgatttaaaatgaaaacacaacAGTTGGTTTTATTTTACAACATTCAAGATTTTGCCATTTTCTACATATacgatttttaactttttttttttttatactgacTGCACACTACAGACACTGAAGTCACTCTGAACATAGAACTCATGGTGTACGTACAGCTAACACTCAGGGGGCGGACTGGGAGGGGTTTTGCTTGTTTGCCTGTTTGGATCAGTAGAATGCCACCAAGAAAAAAAGAACATATTACTGCCTGCTACAGGTTGGACAAAGATAAGGGTCTGAGGTACACAACACGCATTCACTCTGCCTCACACTGCGGGACAAGAGGTGCTTCCCATCTCACACACCACtggaggaaaacaaaatattgtgtcCTGAAGTCATGGATCCCAAACAAACCTTCCTTCTGCTCACCTACCCACTCATCttggagcccagggcagaagAACTGGGATGGATCAAATTTGGACCGTCTCTCCCTAAATCTCCCTGGAATGGATCTGGACCTACACAGACATTCTGAAATTTTCATCCCCCTTGAATGtaattttatttctttccccttgttttatCTCACATTGGGTTTGTGCATCTGCCTGGCAAGTACCGGGAATCTTACGAGGTAACCTGACCGCATGAGTTTGCCCCTTGTAATGCATAAGTTACCAGGAAAGACTGCAGAAATGGGCCTACTCCTGGGTGCTCAGAGGTTTGGATAAGTGACCAGACTTTGGGAAGTTTTGGAGGGGAAATTCCCCCTGTGTCCTGGGCCAGCACAGAGGCAGGCAACACTTAACTCCTAGTTGCACCTTGAATGCAGCATAGGAAATAAGTGGTGCATCGCCCACCTGCACGGGGGCAGCCTCCATCCTATCCGAGCTGCCCTCCGAGCCCTGGAGGGTCACCCAGCACCATTCAGGGCTCTATTTTCCCTGCAGAGGCAGAGGAGGGTGTTGTACAGCAAGTGGATACGGACAATGTCTAGCTGCTATGGAATTACACATGATGTCAATGCCAAGGACTCAACCCCCTGTACCCCACCACAGGGAACCGCAAAGGAATTAACAAAGATGTGGCCACTCACGGTAAAGTACTGCTGCGTTTAATCTCCTGCAGTACTCCCTGGATCCCTTTGCTGGCTTAGACAAATAAGAATTGGCCCTTTAACAGAGACAATTTCTGAGACAAGACCTGTTTAGACCTCACAGACAGTCTAACCTCCTCCCCGACCCCTGCAGAGTCTCACAGAACGGAGGAGGGGAGCAGGATTACTCCCTGCATAGTGCACTGGACTGGGGCATTTCACTGACTCTTCCCCCAAAGCATTTGATCACATTTAAAAGAACGTCTCCCGGGGGGAGGCGATTTTAGCCGCGAGCTCAGAGAGGAGGGTGCTGCAGTGACAAGCCACATGCTGCAAAGAGAGCTCTCTTGGGTTTAAACCGGCATGAAGGTGCGGTCTGAGAATTGAAAGCAATTGGCTTTTCTGCTTTCTCCTCACCAGCAAGGGCCCTTGGGGCCGTGCTCCAGGGGCGCATGATGGTTATGGCTGATACTGCAAAATGCAACTGCGATCTGCTCCCCAAGGGTCTCTTCCAGCTGTACTGTGTTGTATTTTATCTGCAGATTCAATTTCACCAAAACAAAACTGAAGTGATCCCCGAAGCCCcatctaaaactaaaaaaaaacactGTATCATAAGAACCTGCTGCTTGCAATGCTTTGAGCGTGCAACGTTTGTgttgcacacacgcacacaccagcCATCCACAGCACAAGCACgagctgcaggggctggctgcCACAACTGGGACGAGGCGTTAGCTGAGCTCTGGCTGAACCGGTGCCACTGGCCGTGGGTTTCTCACTAGAGCTGCAGGTGCTGCGCTGCCCCCAGTTCAGCAGATCCTGAGCCGGGAGCCAGGATTCAGATTTCAAACTCCCCAAAGCCCAGGAGGGAGTCTGGGCCTGGGCTCGGGGTTTGGCCAGCTTAGAAATCTGGATGTGACTTCAGATTCAGATCCGCCCTCCCCTCATCAAACACGCAGAGTCTGGAGCCGGGGGTTGGTTTGGACCCATCTCCTGTTCTAACAGATTTCCTGCCCCACCAAGAGAATAAAACACAATCAGCCCAGATGTGAAAATaacacccccctcccagccccagtgcaAGAGCCACACAAGGAAAAGCTCCTCCCTACAGTGGCTGATTCCTCTGGGCGCCTCCAACCGCTGATGTttgggggcagagccagaggcAGCATGCTGGCCAACCATTTAAATCCCTAGGGTTCTGGGTGGCTAAAACCCGAGTGCTGTGCCCGGATCGGAGCACGAAGCAGACTCGGCTCCATGCACCACCAGGCTCTTGCTTTCGGAGTCAAGAGATCCAATAAACACTATTGTTATTAGCTATCTACAGCGCACCATCAATGCACacggtgctttacaaacactaaagAGCAGGACTCCACTCGTCCCAGGACTCAGGTGGGACAATCCCTTCCTTAGTTTGCAGTGTGGCGTATGATCCATGCTCCCAGGTCTGAGAGGCAGCCACCCAAAaacttccccttccccacagaaAGGACAAAGAACCACGCCCCCAATATGGTGCCGAGCAAAGTGCCACGGGGAGCACATCCTGTCATTCTCACACAGCCACGCACCACTCAACAGCACTAGAAAAATGAAGAGAAACTTACTAATACAACATCGTCAACAGCTAGCCTTAATGGCGATGGTCGTTATACATGAACATTACACATTACTGTAGGCAGACAGTACCGCGCGTGGAGTTTAGTTAGGTTGTTATATAGAGAACCAGTATTAAAGTACAGAGGGTAACACAGACACAGCTTCTTTGCGTCTCCTTAGGAGGACCTGTTGCTGTCATTCTCGCTTTCTTGCAGGTCGCTTGCATTTGTGGTCCAAGTGTCTGTCCTCAGGTCTCTGATCTGTGAGAAGGGAGGACACTGAGTCAGTCTGGCTCCTGCTACTCAACCCCTCATCAGGGAAGAAAGCAGAGGAGACACTAAGAAAAAGCCAAGCATTGCAGATTGCACTTGCTTTGTCTGGCAAAGATTAACTAGAGCACATGCTTGTTCGCTCCAGCAGACACTTCTGGGACCcaaatttacatttttcttttttaaaaatcctgtatTTTGGTGCCACATTTTCACATCTGCACTTATGCAATCCGAGAACAGGCACAATGGCATTGACCTGCCCGACCCGTTCCCACTACCCAACAGAGCAGGAGAGTGAACACTCTCAGACAGGGGTTCGCAATCTACCCATCACTTTAAGAAAACATCACTGCAACAAAAACATTCAAGGAAAACTCCATCTGGGAGCGGGGAGTCCCTGAGCAGAGAAAGAGGGGAAATGAATCCGATAAATTGTGCTTCGcaaattcacccagctctgcatAGAACCACTAGGAAATATGGACGGAGCAGCATGCGCAGCAGGACACCAGCAGGGGGAAGCAAGGAAATGTAAGTCAAGTTACCGGGATAAGTGCCTGGTTTTGCAGGGTTTGTAATGTCTTAAGAGAGCCCACAAGACCCATCCTGGTATTTGAGGTTCCATCCCAACTTAGCCAACTAGAACTCAACGTCCAAATAAACAGCCCCAGCAGAAGGGCCACAGATCTTAACATCATGGCCCCTGGAGCCATTAATTCTAAGCACCCAGTTTACCAGAGGCACAAAGCACCTTTCCCTGGTAGCAAAGCACCACCTGCAGTGTAACTGATCCACCAAGCCGCATGCAGAGCGTACAGTGAACACCCAAAGTCTCCAGAAAGACAATGCCTCTAAAGTAGGAGGAGCATCAGTAAAGTAGAGCTCCTAGAGAAGGGAAACCCACCAGCTAGCCCCCCTGTACCCAGTGGCCTTATGACTTGCATGGTGTTGAGGATGAAGGTCAGGAAGGGACAGAGACATGAACACCAGGGAGCTCCGGCTTGAGGAATGTAAAGTGTCAGTCCTGCCCGGGCAGCGCAGAGGTGGGGAGAGCCACGGCAGGTTACACAGACAATCCGACGTGTTGCTGTGCTCCGGAGAGATTGCACGTGCGTGGCTTTATCGTTCACAAATCACACTGCTGCAAACCAGCCCTTTGGGAGGCTGCCTGTGCAcctcccttccacctcccccttccGCCGCAGACCGGATCTGAGTGACAACAGGACGCCTGCATCCCAGCCCCAGGGCCGGATCCTGAGCGCCATGTCAGACCCTGTTCGGCTCTCACGCCCATCAGTCTCACCTTCGGTGGATTCACACACATGCACGGGAGACCAGAATCGGGCCCTCGGGTTTTTCCGCAGGCGCCGCTCTGGGACTTTGTTTGAGTACAGGCCTCAGGGGCTGGATCCTGGAATGGACCCGATACTGTAGCAGAACTGAGTAACATGTAACCCCCCGATCTGTGCTGGAGTCCTGTGCTCCCTGCTCTGTACAAaccgcacccctgccccacactaTCCCTGCTAACATCTAGCGAGGCTCTGACCTCAGCCCCAGGCGCGGCTGCCATTAACCCCGCCCGGCACGGAGAAGCAGCACATACGAAAAGCTGGGTGTGACTCACCTGATGGCTCTAGTTCAGTTCTCTGCTTTTTGTGCCCCTGTTGCTGCAAAGAAAATGGCAAAACGTCTTTAAAAGCTCAACCAAGCGGCCTCAGCCGCCTGCCCAGCTCCATGCCATCTTTCAGTAAAACACAACGTGCGTGCAGCAAGAGAACATGGTCCTTACCGTTTGAGGCAATCAAGTTCTCCACCTGAGCCTCCTCATCCCCAGGGGCTCTGCAACAAGAGATGCACAGTGAGAACTGCGAGGCGCTACCCCCTTGCCAGTGCACAGAGCCGGAGCTTGGACATTGCTAACGGAGTGCCTGAtgctgggaggggctgagcaCAGAGACCAGGAGGGCTATGCATGCTCAATGCCTGTTCAGATTAGGCCCTCGGTCTCATGACCCAAACGCACTCCAGTGAAGAAACATGGATTCTCATCCATAACCCAGGGCGGGAGCTGGCATGGGTGGGAGCCACAGCAACACGGAGCTATGGGGGCTACAGAGCAGCAGTCAGGGGCGGCTGTGAGCTCTCAGAGCACTGGGGAGGAGATGCTCTCAGTCTGTTggagggaggtgtggggagaagaggatcCGTTGTACAGTGGCTGGCTCTCTTGATTAGCCTAAGTTTGCACCAGCCCCTCTGGGCTTTGCAGGGCCCTATATGAAATAAAGCAGGCTCCCATCGAGCCCCCGGCACACCACTGCACCACCCTGCAATGCGCTGGCTGGTGGGGCCAGGGGACTGCGTGCCGGGCTCCCGGATGTGCTATCACAGGGGCCTACAACCTGAATTGGCAGGTTCCCTAGGAGAACAGCCATCAGAACATGCAAGGAAAAGTGTCCCCCAGGCAGACGAGGCTGGTGACTGCACTAGGACTCTCCTGCTTGGCTAATATCCTGAGTCCTGGCCCTTGGGAAGTGCACCCCAGACAGCTGTGCCCCCACTGGGGTAACCTCCCCAAGCAGACATCCTGCCCTTGCTACTCAAGGAACCTCGTGGCACGCTCTTTGGCTGTGGAAGCAGCACAGAGTGGGGATCCTTATTTAGCGGGAATGTTGTCCCGGCGGCTATGTATCTACGGATTTATTTATGGGTCAGGACTCTAAAGAGGGTTCCAATTCCAGGCAGAAAGCGTCTACCAGCTAACCACCACTCGCACGCGTACCTGGGCTTTTGGTTGAAGCTGCATCTGCACCTCCGGCCTGGAAGAGTAAGAAAATATCGTGAGCGTATGAGAGAAACCCTCCCTTTGGAATAGGTTGTAGCCATTCACCCCCAGTGCACCAGCGGTGCTTCCCCAAGAACTTCACTACCCCGGAGCTTCCGAGGCCCCTGGCAGTGGGTCCACGGTTCGCAGTGCTGCGTTTACAGGGACGCTATGGATCTGCGGGATTCCCAGAAGTGTTACAGCATCTCACGCAGCAGCGATGAATGACAGGGCAGGGGGACGCCGCAGAGCTCTTTCGTGTGCGGGAAAGGACACAGCCACGCCACAGGTTAGAAAGTCACCTCCTGCGCAGTCTGAAATAGCACTCAAAATAAACGCTGAGGCGTCTGAGTGTGCAGAATcccactggggaaggggaggggggacaggggaaGAGTGTAGGCCCGGCAGTGCTTTGAGAGGGGTACAAGGGCCCTTCAGCAGAAACGTGGCCCTCAAAGTGCGTTGATTTTCCCATTTACACGAAGATccgtctatactgcagctggcaGGGCTATTTCCAGCTCGGGGAGATGGCATAGACTAGCCACTGGAGCACAGTCCTGAGATCCTAGGTCCGTCCCTGGGCAGCCAGTTCTTAGCCAGGAGGTTCTTTCTGCTATCTCACTGGGCCGCTGACTCAGCCCTCGCCAACTTACTGAGTATAAGGAGAATTCCAACAGAAAACAAGACCACGGCGAACACCAAACCGCCGATCCTCAAACTCTGGTAATCTAGGGGGGAAAAGGCAAGGGAAGTTTTCATTTCCAAGTGGGCTGCAGTGTTCAGACAAACGTGGtcaagtcacacacacacacacacacacaaacacttctTTTAGTACTACGAGGGTATATACTGTGCACACTGATCCATATGCATACCACTAAGGACTCTGATGCTCACCATAGTTGAAAGGatctttttccttctcttgatTGGCTGCTggaaacaaaacagacaaaaagtTTGTGAGTATGAGCATTGTGATTACAAGCACTGTGCCAAATCCCTCTGGGCATGCGAGGCTTAACTTGCCTTGAATTACCACTTGTGTTATTGTAGTGCTGAGTACTCTCCATCAgggattagggccccattgtgcagggTGCTAGACAAACATACAAGGATTTGGTCCCTGCCCTGGACAGCTACAAGCTAAGTGTAAGGCGAGAGACTTGTCTCCATGTGTCCAGGCGGGACCCTAAAATCTAGGCTGGGAATGTATGTGAATAAGAGGGTCCAAGATTGGGATGAGTTGCTACTATATTTGCTGTTTGCTTACAGGAGGTACCCCAAGAATCAACTGGGTTCTCCTCTTGTGATCGCCTATAGAGAAGGAACGTGAGGGGACCCCTAGATCTCATCACAGACGCCTGGGAAGGGGACATGGCGGCAGAAGGAGAGCCAGTAGCTGAATACGtgcaaaggttcagaaaaagagTTAAAGGACACGATGGGTCTAACCTCACTGATGGTCAGGCCAGACAAACGGCAGGGTACGAGAAACATACTTGGAAACACTCTTTTGAAATAGGAGACTGGGTGTTAGTCCTAAGCCCagcaaaaaaatacaaaatgcaaaaaaattgGGCAGGACCTTTTGAGGTGACAGAAGTGAATGAAGATACAGACCGTGGGAAAAAGCCTCCTGGGAATTCTGTCCCACAGCTGGTGCATGTAAACAGACTTACAGCCTATCCCAGATGGGAAGCCATGTGTAAACATGATCTGCTgtgcagaaggggaaactgaggcacacaccacCTCATTGATTTGATGGCTGAATGCCAAACTGACTTGGTCTCTGGAAAGCAATGATATCTGCAATGCGTTAACACCAGCTGAAAAGGCAGaggtgttgtctgtgttgcaaaagCACAAAGAAGTGTTTTCTAGCAAGCCAGGGAAGGCACACTTGCTCACCCACAAAATCGTCACCGAAGGACCAAAGCAGACCCTGCAGGGCCCGTGGCAAGGTGCAAGAGCAGAAACACAGAGCACGTTATACCTGGGAGTAATTAAAGAGTCTGATAGTTCTTGGCATCACCTGTGGTCTTGGGCCCTACAAAAGACAACACTGTAAGGTTTTGCGCCGATTACAGAAAACTCAGTGCTGTCACAATACCAGGTGCTTATCCTATGCATAGAATTGAGGATATGGTGGGTATCTTAAGCAAAGCTAAATATCTCAGCTCTTTTGATTTGGTTAACAGAAACTGGCAGATTCCTTTAGATGAGgatgcacagaaaaaaaatctgctttcatCACTGATATGGGTCTCTATGGATTCACAACATTAGCATTTGGGTTAATTAATGCAGGAGCCACCTTTCGGAGGCTGGTCAACCAAGTGTTAAACAGTTTGCAGGACTTTGCAAGAGCCTGTGTTGATGGTACAGCAGTGTTTAGCAACACTTGGGCTGATCACAAAACACACCTAATTGGAGAAGCCTCTAGGTGTAAAACTTGACCTGCCAGAATTCCTTATTTGGGACACTGGGTAGGGGAGATCAAATATCCCCAGAGCCCTTCAAAGTTGAAGCCATAGCGAATGGGCCTGTGCCCCAAACAAAGAAGCAGGTCCAATCTTTCATAGGTCTGGTGTTATAAGCTGTGACAGAAGGTTTGTGTGTGGGTTCCGTGACCTCATGTCTGCAATGACAAATCCATGTGAAAAGACAAAGCCTAATGAAGCTGTATGCACAAAGGCATGTCAAGAGTAGTTTGATACGGTAAAGAAAAATCTTGTCTGAAAAGCCTGGTTTAGCTAGCCCAGATTTTGACAACATGTTTGAACTGTGCAAGGATGCATCAGACACTGGTTTAGGGGCTGTATTAAGGCAGTCTGGGAAGAATGAAAAACACCCCATTGCTTTCTTAAGCAAGAAATTGACACCCACTGCACAAAATTATTCTGTCATAGAGAAAGAATGTTATGCCATTGTGTGGGCAGTAAAGCAGTTACAGCCCTATCTTGTCAAAGAGAGTTCAGGGTATTAACAGATCATTCTCCATTCATCTGGCTGCACAAACCTAAAGCCTCCAACTCCAAGCTTCTGCGTTGGATCTTACACTATGAATTTGATACGGAAACTGTGCATATCAAGGGAAAAGAAAACATGGTGGCAGATGCGCTGTCCAGGAGAGAGGGCCCCGACCTGTTGCCTCTAGGTCAGCCAGCGGGTCCCCTGATGTAGCTTTCTCTGGGGGGAGGTGTGACAGAATGcacctgtattcacaccctagaCACACTGTAATAATCGGTGTACAAGGCATGCCTTCTGAGGGATCATTTGAAAATGCATAACTTGCTGATCGGTAATATCATGGCAAAACGTATGGAGCAATGTCATGTGTGAAGCCATGAACATAAGCTAAACCCATGACTGAAGCGGTTTCCCAGATAAGTCTGGGGAGGGgctaaaccagtttctcaaagacaaagggaaATCGGACACCACAGCCAGGTGTCAGCAAAGCGAATGGGCCATCCCCTCTCAAGCAGCCCTTCTTTGGCaagaaaggggggcagggaggtggcggcATGGCTTAGCTGTGCCAAGTGGATACTCACCATTGTCAGGAGTGTTTGTACCCCGTGTGGcttgccactgcccatgctaccatgGGGACCGTCACACGACTCTGTATTGGTGCTAGTTCTCATCGAGCTGCTGCGAGCGAGCTGGGGAAGTACACCCCAAGCTCCCAGTGTGGATGTGGCCACAGTCAGACGCCCTGAGGCCAATTGCTCACATGCAAGGCAGCGTGAGTGGGTGCAGGCAGAAGGTTGAGGAAGCTGTAGGGTGAAGCAGGGTGGATACGGACAGGTTCTCATGGCCTCCTGTTAGGTGCTTTTCTCAGAGACTGAGTTACCCGAGCTTATGGCCCCATGTTCCCAAATCAGACTGTGTAGGGCTACCCAAGCAGATGTCCCCGAAGCTGGACCAGTGCCCTCACCTAGCAGCTCCCCTGATGTTTGTTTGCTGTGAGTTATATTTTCCCAGCAAGAAAAGGCTATTTAAAAGTCCTGATGCTTCCTCCACCCATCAGTTGTGCCAGCTCCAAGCCCAGGCGGTACGCAGGCCAGCCCCCGATCTGGATACATAACTCTGCTTTATCTGCCTGGGTCCCACAGGCCCATTGGCTGTACCCCTTCCCCCTTCAGAGTGCAAGGTGTGCGAGGCTTGATACCTACCATCTGCCACGACCACAGGCACCAGCAGAGAGCACAGAAAGATCAGCGCTGTTTCCATGGCCACTAGAACAGAGAGGAGGACAGGGGTTACTCTTCGCACTAGGCAGCAAAGCCATGGAGCGGGGGAAGGAGCAAGGGGGATGCCTTGGGTGCGTCCGATTCACTCCAGCAGATCAGACAGTAGGGAAGCCTGGACCAGGACACTGAATCCAACAGCTCTGGAACTTCAGAGAAGTTCAAAACCAGAATCCAACCCCACCGCTTGGGTTCCCCTTTAGTTCAGCCCATCGAGCACCATATcctggctccagcagcagcccgCGCTTGATGCTGCACAGGGAAGGCAGTGCACCAGGCTAACTGTGCAATCCTGTCTGTGTGGAGGAActattccttcctgacccctgcagggaaCCAGCTTGCACCCTGAAGCCTGACAACTAATTACCCTCAACTACTAATCGTTTACCTCATAGAATTATTCAACCTCTTTTAAAGCCCAGCTGCAGCGTTACACTCCCTGCAGGCCGGCTGCGGGGCACCATCAGCTTTCCCAAAGAACCGGAAGGCCGGCATCACGCGTCTGTTAAAGGTGTAAGTGTTGGGCCTGGTGGGTGAGTAACCTGGAGCCACGCCTGGTACTTGGCCCCTTGTTCTCCAgactggcaggagctgggagcccgtttgggcatgggagggaggggactTTGGCTTCCAATACCCCTTAGGGGGGAGCTGAAGGAGCCGCACTCAGATGGACTCCCAGCTGGGACGCATGGTGGCCAGAGCACGGTCCCcttggaggatcagggctggggcagcaggcaccAGGGACCGATGGAGGAAAGTTGTTGCCCTCATGCTGTACATCATCAAACACAAGACCCCATTACAcccagcctgagccctcccccacccccggttaCCGGGCTCCGCACCCTTTTCTGCATGCACTGTAGCCAGTTTCTACTTCGGCAGTGAGCTAGACTCCGGCCTGCACAGACTAGCTACAAACGGGCAGGGGGGCCTGCTCTGCAGAGGCACCTCCACCCCGAGCCCTATGGCTGTGGGGCTCAGCCCGGCTAAGGTCCCTGGGGCCTTGGCACCTTGGCTGTGTTCCTGGCTTGGCTGCATTAAGCGGCGTGAGCAGCCTGCcgcaggtcgggggggggggaggtttaacAGGTTGTGAGGGCCATTGCTGCTCCAAGGTCACATCACTCCCTGGGGGCCTTGCTGGCTCCCACCTCTGCTCTCACCATGGCTGCCAAGGTCAGAGCTGCGCTCATTGCCAGAGCATGTTTTAATGTGCCCCATTAGCATAGTAACTGCTGCCCGTTCCCACAGACAGCGCTGCCCTGTCCTGGGCTCGGGAGCGACGGAGCCGGCCCCGCACACCCCAATAGCAACCGctgccctgtcctgggagcgACGGAGCCGGCCCCGCACGCCCCAATAGCAACCGCCGCCCTGTCCTGGGCTCGGGAGCGACAGAGCCGGCCCCGCACGCCCCAATAGCAACTGCCGCCCTGTCCTGGGCTCGGGAGCGACGGAGCCGGCCCCGCACGCCCCAATAGCAACCGctgccctgtcctgggagcgACGGAGCCGGCCCCGCATGCCCCAATAGCAACCGCCGCCCTGTCCTGGGAGCGACGGAGCCGGCCCCGCACACCCCAATAGCAACCGCCGCCCTGTCCTGGGAGCGACGGAGCCGGCCCCGCACGCCCCAATAGCAACCGCCGCCCTGTCCTGGGAGCGACGGAGCCGGCCCCGCACGCCCCAATAGCAACCGCCGCCCTGTCCTGGGCTCGGGAGCGACAGAGCCGGCCCCGCACGCCCCAATAGCAACCGCCGCCCTGTCCTGGGCTCGGGAGCGACGGAGCCGGCCCCGCACGCCCCAATAGCAACCGCTGCCCTGTCCTGGGCTCGGGAGCGACAGAGCCGGCCCCGCACACCCCAATAGTAACCGCCGCCCTGTCCTGGGAGCGACAGAGCCGGCCCCGCGCGCCCCAATAGTAACCGCTGCCCTGTCCTGGGCTCGGGAGCGACGGACCCGGCCCCGCACGCCCCAATAGTAACCACTGCCCTGACCTGGGAGCGACGGAGCCGGCCCCGCA harbors:
- the FXYD6 gene encoding LOW QUALITY PROTEIN: FXYD domain-containing ion transport regulator 6 (The sequence of the model RefSeq protein was modified relative to this genomic sequence to represent the inferred CDS: substituted 2 bases at 2 genomic stop codons), which translates into the protein MNVYPNMGHFSKQLISIKDIVAMETALIFLCSLLVPVVVADAANQEKEKDPFNYDYQSLRIGGLVFAVVLFSVGILLILSRRCRCSFNQKPSNRGTKSRELNXSHQVTPFAPPGXQASFSFRDYETIRNGGLIFAVVAFVFGLLIILSRRFRCGAKKRRRQGDDDEL